From the Hevea brasiliensis isolate MT/VB/25A 57/8 unplaced genomic scaffold, ASM3005281v1 Scaf332, whole genome shotgun sequence genome, the window CGATTCTATGATCAGCCCACAATTTTGTAGGCGAAGATCCTCGACTCCATGCTGCCAAGATATTTAACCCTGGCGCTGTGATGTCAGGCTACAAGAAAGAAGAGATTGATTCAATTTCTATTATTCATCTTATCAGTCGCGTCTTTAAACTGATTAGTAGTTATAATCAATTCATTACCTTGAGAATATTAAGATCAAGGACATTTGGACCCCTACTAGTGAATGCAGCCATGGAAGGTGCGGGTGAATAATTTAACACAGTCTTTGCCTTTGCAATGATAGCCGTTGGCTTATTGGCAGACTTAATGTAGTTAATAATTTCAATTGCATCGTTAGCATCCACAGCAGTTGCTGGAAGAACATGAGCATCCACTGATATGTCATTGCCATTTTGTGGACTATTTCCTAAGACAAAACCAGCACCACCAGCCCTTTTCACCTCCATGCCTTTTCCAACTCTCATTCCAAGCCCTCTCATGCACAACACTATCTTCCCCTTTACCTTCTCAGGAGAAAGAGAATTAGGGAGGCATTGGCTGCAAATTAAGATTCAcagataaaattaataattaatcatGCCGTTTAAAAGAATGAAGAAAAATAACTAAGCAAAAGAAGAGTTGGTACTTTGATTCATTCTTGGGAACTCCTGGAGCCGCCACATCTGCTGCATACACTAATGGGTGCATTTTGTCTAGCTTGTATAGAGTAGCAGTTTGCCCCTAAAATCAAAACCATCCATGGATATGcatcaaaacaaattcaatacaacagaaaactaaaccataacatataaaaaaaaaaaaaagaaaagaaaaattcttaCGACAATCTTCTTGCCATTTCCAAGCACAATAGGCCCCAAAAACGCACGATCCAGGCTACTAGCACCAACAGTAATAATCCAAGGAGCAGGGTTGGACAAGGTACCCGGAGCAGGACCTAAGTTACCAGCAGAACAAGAAACTACAATGTTGTTTTTGACAGCATGTAAAGCACCAATGGCAATGCCATCTTCCGCGTACGGTATTGGCTCGGTGGTACCAATGGACATGCTTAATACATGGACTCCATCCTTCACGGCGTCGTCTATGGCTGCAAGCATATCTTCTTCGAAACATGTGTTGCCTTCTGCTTTTTCTTGATTAGGAATCGCCCAACAGGCCTTGTATATGGCCAGGTGTGCTGATGGTGCCCCGCCCGAGGCTGTTCCGCTGGCGAAACCACCGTAGGCAGCGACGTCATGCACCTGCCTTCCGGCAACTGTGGACGCCGTGTGAGTTCCGTGGCCGTCCAAGTCACGCGGTGACATGATGTCCTCGGTGGCATTGAGTTTTTTGTAGTAGTTTAAGTAACCCTCAATGTAGTATCTAGCTCCGATAATTTTCCTGCAAAAATGTTCATAGTATTGCATTTGTTACAATGGAGATTTTTTTTAAGCTGTTACAATAGAGAAAATAAGTAATTATTGAAtaattatgtattttttttttcatcaattaGGCATTGGTtcgtttttaagttaaaaaaaaaaagtgaaatccTATGTTCAAATTTCTAAGAAGTTTTAGATCGCAAATTCAATTCCTTTCCAACTATACACATTGATTTAATTATTTACCTTTGATTTGGCATTCTTTCTGTAGTTCATCCCACAAAATAAAATCTATAATTAATCTCACAATTAATGAATAATAAAGTCCttaacaaaattataataattttgtcAATACATGCTAAGTTATATATCATATACACATATTATGTGGGATCATAAAGAATAAGACTCATATACCGAGATATGTAGAAGATAATATATAACATCATACATACAAGCATAATTTTAGCTTTTTTTTTATTGGAAACACATATAGAGAATAAATAcagaatatttttttaataaaattataataattttgtcAAGATATGATAAATTAGTAATAAACGATAAGGGATCAAAAAGACCTAATTTATATTtgagttaaaaaaaaatgaaatcctATTTTCGAATTGCCAAGAGGTATTAGATCATGAGAAATTCCTTCCCAATTATATACATCAATTTAACTATTTACATTTGATTTGGCATTCTTTATGTAGTTCATCACACAAAATAAAGTCCATAATTAATCTCACAATTAAAGAACAATAAAGCTTATGATTCCTACATGAAAACCATAATGAAAAGTTTCAAAAATAATCATTATTTTGGTATCCATATTCTAGTAGTAAAATGGAAGGGAAGGATCAATAATTTTATGAATCCTATCGATGAAAATTGTGGGGCTAAATTCAAGAATAGACGGATGAATTCTGACAGGGTCAAATGCTAAAATAAAGAGGGTAATGTGAAGGATAAGAAGAGTTCACAAGATAGTGAATGAAAAGAAGACAAAAGACAAGAAAGGTAGGTCATATGGGCAATGTGTTTTAGTGAAGTGGACAAAACTGGGACCAATATTCTAAAATAATCGAATAAAGAGATCCATATAATCTAGGGCAGGGTGCAGGCCCATTTGAAGCTGTCAATAGAAATGCCATTCTTGGATTCTTGGAAAAATCCTTGGCAAATCGGTTTAAGAACAGTAACCTACAAGATAAGGTAACTTTTATTTCCTCCCCCCCTTTGGTATCTTGTATGGTTAACTAACATGCAACTGAAATGATTATGCTCTATAGttttaagtttaatttttttttcccctcCTTTGGATGATGAAGATTCCAATATTCCATAACTGAGAGTTGTGAATTTATAGCCACTTGAAAATGACATCTACTTTAGACAAGAGCACCCATCATTGAAACACAAGGCCATATACATATTTTAAGAAGGATTTCAACCCAGTAGGGCTCAGACTTGCTTTTCACAAGCCAATCATCAATAATCGCtagttcttttttaaaaaaaaaaaaaaaacaaaagcagTTGTTGGTGTTAAATAGACAAAGAGGTTTTCCAAAAAAGCATTATTTCACAGAGTTTATAATAGAAACAAAGGAGTATCCATTACTCACTTGTTACAGTGGGATGAGTTAAAATCAACCCCACTTTGGCAGATTCCCTTCCATGATTTTGGAATGGGTCCCATGCCTTCATCACTGAAACTCTTGGATTCTGGCCACACACCTGAtgatcaaaaaaaaaattcaccaaAATATCCATCATAAGCAGTAATTTTTCCTTGAACCTGTCAAACCATAATGTGTATATATACTAGAAAAGTAACAGTTAGACCAT encodes:
- the LOC110646690 gene encoding subtilisin-like protease SBT5.6 — translated: MKRFCIFFLLLLPLLASCTKKKSYIVYFGEHSGEKTHAEIEETHLSYLNSVKETEEEAIDSLIYSYKHSINGFAALLTPEEASKLSELEEVVTVYETKPGKYSTQTTRSWEFVGLEEGDGHSSKNRSVGERELPLKAGFGKNVIVGVMDSGVWPESKSFSDEGMGPIPKSWKGICQSGVDFNSSHCNKKIIGARYYIEGYLNYYKKLNATEDIMSPRDLDGHGTHTASTVAGRQVHDVAAYGGFASGTASGGAPSAHLAIYKACWAIPNQEKAEGNTCFEEDMLAAIDDAVKDGVHVLSMSIGTTEPIPYAEDGIAIGALHAVKNNIVVSCSAGNLGPAPGTLSNPAPWIITVGASSLDRAFLGPIVLGNGKKIVGQTATLYKLDKMHPLVYAADVAAPGVPKNESNQCLPNSLSPEKVKGKIVLCMRGLGMRVGKGMEVKRAGGAGFVLGNSPQNGNDISVDAHVLPATAVDANDAIEIINYIKSANKPTAIIAKAKTVLNYSPAPSMAAFTSRGPNVLDLNILKPDITAPGLNILAAWSRGSSPTKLWADHRIADYVIESGTSMACPHVSAVAALLRAIYPKWSSAAIRSAIMTTAWMKNNKGQSIIDPSGKIADPFQFGSGHFRPAKAADPGLVYDASYDDYIAYLCNYGYSKVGDYHCPKKATLEPTYNLNYPSVSIPKLNGTVIVKRNVTNVGAAKSVYFFTAKPPKGISIKASPSILYFDKVGQKISFTLTVRARDAHTAKKYYKDDFAFGWYTWTDSYHYVRSPVAVSLA